The genome window TTGCCATAATTATTCAGAAACATGCATATCCAAATTATTGTGGCAAATAATAGTATTATTAAATTCTTCAGGTATAAAGGTTATGGTAACCAGCTATAGCTATTTATCAAAATAAATTTACACGAAATTTCTTATAGACCCACTAAATAAGGTAATCTATTGATATTCAAAAATCCTCAGGAGAAAACTCAAAACAGTAAAATGTATTATTTAGTATATCGATATTGTTTCCAAATTGAACCGATAGGCTTATATGCATATCTTGTACCTACAAATTCGGATGTATAAGGTATTCTGCTAATACACTGTTTCCATTCCTCATATTTTGTTTCTTTATTATTAGAGAATACTTTAACATTAACTTTTTCGGTAGAACTAGCTGTAATGCTATAAGTAACTGTACGATTATAGTTTATACCAACTTCAAAACCTACAGCTGCTTCAATATCTGATACAGTTAACCCCACAGTTGCTGTATATTTTGCTAAAAACCCTCTTTGCTCTGATATACTAATGCTTGCAGGGCCGTCGTACCAGTCGCTATAGTCTGGGTTGTTTGGAAAATAACATTCTACAGGGTTTTCAACTGCATTTTTTGCATAATATGAATATATGGGTGGCAAAATAACTGCTTGAGTAATAGCTTGTGGATTGTCTGTAGAAGATGGCGGATCTTGTTTAGATGTTAAGTCTTCATCTTCTGAATTCATGACTCCAATTTTTACCTCTACAAGCTTATAGCCTTCCGGTATTTCCGCGCCAGCCATAACATCAGGGTTTTTAAGCTCATCTTTATCAGTTATAGTTGTAATTGTATAGCCATCCTTTTTTTCTACTTTAGCCTTCTTTAGCTTTAACTCTGTGCTAATGAATTTTTTTGTTAGAGTAATATCATCTTTAAGTTCTGCTGATTCAGCAGCATTTACATTCAAAGCCATTAACATACTAAAGATTGTAGTAAAACATATTATTTTTCTAAAGTGTTTCACAATAAAGATACCTCCATATAATAATATTCTTTACCGTTATTTAATGTCACCCAGGAACAATATGTAACATATGTATATAAATGGATATAATTATTATACTAAGCATATTGACATTTGTCAAAATTTATAATTATAATAATTTACAAATATAGTAAATGGAGATATGTAATATTGTTTATGAATATAAAGAGGTATTTTATGTTTAGACTTGGTTTAGTATCATTATTTTTAACACTTACAAAACTTATGGCTATTATAATAATATACGATTTCTATAGTGTTTATAAGTTTAAAGCAGTATCATCTGGTCCCATATCCAACGGAATGAAACTCATACCCTCATTTTTATGGTATGTAATAATCACCGAAATCATAATTTCTGGTATTATTATAGTATTTGGCTTTAAGAACTTTTATTTTGCAAATAATAAGAAAAACCAATGATCATATTATGAGTAAAGAAAAAAGATAAAAATAGAAATAAAAAGCCTGGTATATATCAGGTTTTTTGTTAACAAAATTCTGTATAGAGTACATCCTACTAATATAGAATCTTATTCATAGATATATAAATACTTATTTTGTTAGCTTTGGGTGTTGTAACAATCCGACTTAGCTTAATTTTCTCAACCCATAGTATTTATTTTATATATGGGTAATTTTTTGCATTAGGTACTAACAGTTATTAGAGCTCAATGGTAAGAAATAATAAATTGACAAATTTAAACATTGATGTAAAATATTATTATACTCGAATTTTTTCAATACATAAGGAGAAAATAATATGGATAAAAAATACTTAAGTAAAGTAATTTTTACATTCATTGTAGGTGTCACCTTAGGAATAGGTACATTTACTGCATTTGCCGGTGTCGCAGAAGGGTCTTGGAAATATTATGGCCCAACAAATGGATACAGCTATAAGAACATAGCACGTGTTTATGTAAGCGATAATCCATCTAATGGCTATATGTATGCACAAACATATGCTGGAAAAGATGGGACAGGAACTGTACCAACAGGCTATATAGGTGCCCAAGCAAGACTATATAGATATGATGCATTGGTGACATCTACAAATACAGTTTATAATTCATCAGCTGCTGAATATTTATCTGTTTGCACCAGCACATCATATAATGGAGGAACAGGATCATATTATAGTAAAGGTACTTCGTATGCATATAACGGAAATGGATACACTTCTTATTCTACATACCAGAGTCCAAGTCAAACTTATTAGTTAAGGAGGCAAATAAAATGAACGTGAAAGTCATTTATAAGAAATCGGTATTTTTATTAATTCTGTTAGTTGGTATACTAGCAGGCTCTGCTGTTTACGCATCAATTAATATGATTAAGCAAAAAGATTATCCTAAAAATGAATCAGGTGAGACATATGGTTCTGCACTGTATGCTGAAAACCAAGAAGATGAGCCAGACTTAATTAAAGCAATCGGTGTAGATGGAACAGTCGGATATGTAAAGTCATCTGACCTTACAGGGGATAAACCAAAGTCTCCAAAGGAAGCCTTAGAGAAGCAAAATAAAATGCCATCAAAAAAAGAAATCAATCTATATGAAAGTGATGGGAGAACAATCATAGGTAAATTTAAAATTGAGACTGGAGAAGCCGAAATCAAGGATAAAGATGGAAAAGTCGTTAAGACCACTAAATAATCTAAGAGAAAGAGGTAATTCATAAAATCTTTTGTAATTATATAGACTAATTAGTCTGTTTGAAGGTTTTAGTGCAATACAACTTATGTTATTTGAGTTACCAAAGGTTTATCGTGTTGACAATTACTAATTAACTTGGCTCTCTAAACTCATAGTATTCTATGAGTTATTTTTTATGTGTTTTAAGATCAATGCCTATCTTGGTTCGAGAGAACTTATAATAATGGAAATAGTATTGTGGATACTATCGTAATCGGGGTCCCACAGCCAAAAACCTCGTATTTCAAAATACGAGGTTTTTTATTTACCTGATGATTTACATTTTAAGTATACTAATCTTTATAGTTAAAACCAAAATTGCATTTTAAACACATGAGACTTCTGGTTTTGTTATGCAAGTAAACTATATACATCGGTGCATGACAAATAGGGCATATATTAGCAGTTTTCTTATGATAAGCGTGAACTACTGTACTCAATTCCAATACCTCCAATCATTGATTTAGTAGCATGATTACGGTGAAACTGATTAATAATACTATTTTATGCAGATTCATAACTAAAAAACTGGTAAAGAATAACTTCAGTATTATTTTAGTTTATTTTCAATTAGTGGAAATATTGAAATGAGTTTGAGTGAAGTATATAATTCATGTATCGGATAAAATTGTTAATTTGGAGGTATCTTAATGATAAGAAAAGCTGATGAGATGGTTAAAGAAATTAAAGAGCAAATGAGGGGTGGAAAAGGATCTGTTGAAATAACTCATATCTTCAAGCAGGATGAACTCACTGGAAAAGCAAGATTATGTGCAAAAATCACTATAAATCCAGGATGTTCTATAGGATTGCATGAGCATGTGAATGAGGAAGAAATATTCTATGTTATAAAAGGTAAAGGCATAATCGATGACAATGGCATCCAAAAAGAGGTATTTGAGGGTGATTCCATCCTAACCGGAGGTGGTGCGGCCCATTCGGTTGAGAATAATGGTACAGAGCCTTTAGAGATGCTTGCCGTTATTCTGCTTTTTTAAGAATCCAAAAATAGAGGGATATATTCATATAAGTCAGGATACTACTGTCAGAAAACCTGGGGTGTATCCCTTTACTCTATTTAAGCAGCTGTTTTTTTAGCTAACTCCTCAATAAGGTAGTCAAGATTGTGGATATCCAGTTCCATATTTTGCTTATCAAGAACAGTAGGCAATAAATATCCAAGTTCCGTAACAAGTTCATCCTTTTTTCTCAGTAGCTGAATATAATGCTTGTGCTCTTCCTCTTCATTGATTAATTGTACCGCTTTTGATTCCAGGCCATGCTCCCAATTTGTCAGGCGCTCGCGTATGAACCTGTTTTCGATCGCCAATTCGGATACTTCCAAATTTATATGTTTAATGAATATCTTGAGCTTTCGCTTTTCAATAAAGAATTTTAGAGGGTATGATATTTGTTTAAGGTAAACGGGGTTTTTTGAAAAATTATACCACTCATTTATTCTGGTTGTTATTTCGTGATTTAAGGAAGTTATCTTTTTTACATTGGTTTTGTATTTTTCAATTTCTTGCTGTACTTCACACCTGCTTTTATTCAAAAGGTTTGAGTAAAAGTCTCCAGAGTGTTTACCTATAGTACTATTAAGCTGTTCAAAGGAAGACACAGTACTTTTTAGCTCGTAAAGCAGTCTTATAACAAATTCAATTCTGTCTTTCATTGCTCTATCGCACATAGCCTTACCTCCCGGCTTCTCTAAGCCATTTTGAATTAACCCAGCCTGAATACCCATCATGGGTGCTTACTAAATACCAAAGCCTTCCAGAAGTATCCTTTTGTGTTTGTCCGTGAAAACTTACTTTTGTGTTATGCTTTAAAGCGTGTTTTATTACTTTGGCAGAAGTGCCGTCAGGCTGCATTCTAAGGTTTAGGCCTTCCTTAGCTGTGACTGTATATAGTTTGCCTGTTTCAGATAATGGAGAGATTTCAGCTTCAGTAGTTTCAACAGTGTCAGTTTCTTCTATACCGATTATTGTCTTTGCTTCATTCCAGGCGAAAGAGAGAAAATCCTTTGCTGAATAATATGCGCTGCTTTGTATTTCTGACAGATCCGTTCCAGTGTATTTATATGTAAGTATTTTTCCCGGCACTGTCAGTGCTAATAAGCAGTAACAAGCTAAAATTGCACTCAAAAATAGCATTTTGTGTCTGATAACCATTCTTAAAGGAGTAAAGACTACATATAGAAGGCCTGCAACAATTTTCTTTAGGGAAGGATATTGCCGGGTATTATGTACATATAAACTTCTGGTTTTTGCTTTGGATTTTTTCTTATATGACAGCTTATGCTTTAGTTCACGGCTAAAAGTGCTGAAATTATGCTTAATAAAGTGAAATATCCGGATGAGGATTTTTTTTGTGCATACGGTATAGAAGTTTTTGAGCGCTCTTGCAGTAATAAGAGGGAGATTTGCCAATAGTTTTTTATTAGTTGCGGATAAGTGAGAAAAGTAAGATTTAGTCCACTCTATAATCGAAAAGGGCATTTCAAAACTGATTTCATCATATTGCTTTATGCTGCTGTTGTCAAACTGTAGCTCCCTGAAGATAATGTCAGAAGTGAATTCGTATTTTATGGAAGTAGAATAGTCTTTTACTGTCAGCCTGAATATGTCATCAAGCTTTTCAGTACCGGAAAACTTGCTCAAAAGCTTGTGGCTTATAAATAAATCAATATTCCACTTATGACTTATTGTTTTTATTGTCCAGGCAGCCAACTCTTTGTTAGGTTGACTTTCATAAGGTTCATCCATAATATCCTTTAAGATTTCAATGGAGTCTTTCAGCTTTAATTCATTTATTCTAAGAATAGCAAGACGTCTGATAAATTCATCAGGGCTTTTTAGGTAAAAACTCAGGTCTTTTACACTATTTAGCTTACCTATTGTATTTTTAGTTTGTTTTTCAAGCTTATACCAGTCAGGACAC of Clostridia bacterium contains these proteins:
- a CDS encoding peptidase M56 BlaR1, with product MNVKVIYKKSVFLLILLVGILAGSAVYASINMIKQKDYPKNESGETYGSALYAENQEDEPDLIKAIGVDGTVGYVKSSDLTGDKPKSPKEALEKQNKMPSKKEINLYESDGRTIIGKFKIETGEAEIKDKDGKVVKTTK
- a CDS encoding cupin domain-containing protein encodes the protein MIRKADEMVKEIKEQMRGGKGSVEITHIFKQDELTGKARLCAKITINPGCSIGLHEHVNEEEIFYVIKGKGIIDDNGIQKEVFEGDSILTGGGAAHSVENNGTEPLEMLAVILLF
- a CDS encoding SH3 domain-containing protein, which gives rise to MHINLLCIQDMCPDWYKLEKQTKNTIGKLNSVKDLSFYLKSPDEFIRRLAILRINELKLKDSIEILKDIMDEPYESQPNKELAAWTIKTISHKWNIDLFISHKLLSKFSGTEKLDDIFRLTVKDYSTSIKYEFTSDIIFRELQFDNSSIKQYDEISFEMPFSIIEWTKSYFSHLSATNKKLLANLPLITARALKNFYTVCTKKILIRIFHFIKHNFSTFSRELKHKLSYKKKSKAKTRSLYVHNTRQYPSLKKIVAGLLYVVFTPLRMVIRHKMLFLSAILACYCLLALTVPGKILTYKYTGTDLSEIQSSAYYSAKDFLSFAWNEAKTIIGIEETDTVETTEAEISPLSETGKLYTVTAKEGLNLRMQPDGTSAKVIKHALKHNTKVSFHGQTQKDTSGRLWYLVSTHDGYSGWVNSKWLREAGR